In Thiovibrio frasassiensis, one DNA window encodes the following:
- the pheA gene encoding prephenate dehydratase, whose protein sequence is MKNKKDLTLADVRQQIDAIDSQFLELLKNRLLCAKKIGELKDQNNKAKWDPLRERQIFERLLAENNGIFPEQPLLSIFHEIITTCRLSQKKAEVAYLGPEATFSHLAGVKYFGHAAKYLPMETIEDIFDEVERGRTQYGIVPVENSIEGAVTSTLDSFIKYNVKICGELNLGIIHNLVNKSGNLEDIKLVVSHPQPIAQCRQWLKKHLPNVTIKDVFSTSVAAKMAAEDPTVAAIASSLAITTYQLQSVVKGIEDYRGNTTRFLLIGKESPSRSGKDKTSLLVSLLDRPGALNDALSILAQRSINLTRIESRPVKDEPGRYLFFIDLLGHIEEKIVRDGCEKLKEICSYFEWLGSYPRVGE, encoded by the coding sequence ATGAAAAACAAGAAAGACCTCACCCTGGCCGATGTCCGCCAGCAGATCGATGCCATCGACAGCCAGTTTTTGGAGCTTCTCAAAAACCGGCTGCTCTGCGCCAAAAAAATCGGCGAACTCAAGGACCAGAACAACAAGGCCAAATGGGATCCCTTGCGGGAACGTCAGATCTTTGAACGGTTGCTGGCGGAAAACAACGGGATCTTTCCCGAGCAGCCCCTGCTGAGCATCTTTCACGAAATCATCACCACCTGCCGGCTCTCGCAAAAAAAGGCAGAAGTCGCGTATCTTGGCCCGGAAGCGACCTTTTCCCATCTGGCTGGAGTGAAATACTTCGGACACGCCGCCAAGTATCTCCCCATGGAAACCATTGAGGATATCTTTGACGAGGTAGAACGGGGCAGAACCCAATACGGCATTGTCCCGGTGGAAAACTCCATCGAAGGCGCAGTCACCTCGACCCTGGACTCCTTTATCAAGTACAATGTCAAGATCTGCGGGGAATTGAACCTCGGCATCATCCACAATCTGGTCAACAAGTCCGGAAATCTGGAGGACATCAAGCTGGTGGTTTCCCACCCGCAACCCATTGCCCAGTGTCGGCAATGGCTGAAAAAACATCTGCCCAACGTCACGATCAAGGATGTTTTCAGCACAAGCGTCGCGGCAAAAATGGCGGCGGAAGACCCAACGGTGGCAGCGATCGCCAGCTCACTGGCCATTACCACCTACCAGTTACAGAGTGTGGTGAAAGGAATCGAGGATTACCGGGGGAACACCACCCGTTTTCTGCTCATCGGCAAGGAGTCGCCCTCAAGAAGCGGCAAGGACAAGACCTCTCTGCTGGTCAGTCTCCTGGACCGACCGGGCGCCCTGAATGATGCCTTGAGCATCCTGGCCCAACGCTCCATCAACCTGACCCGGATCGAGTCCCGTCCGGTCAAGGATGAACCCGGGCGCTATCTATTCTTCATCGACCTGCTGGGGCATATCGAGGAGAAGATTGTCCGGGATGGCTGTGAAAAACTGAAGGAAATCTGCTCGTATTTCGAATGGCTGGGGTCCTACCCCCGGGTGGGAGAGTAA
- a CDS encoding CBS and ACT domain-containing protein has product MKVKNCMQKDLITIGKKTLLQEAGALMKKHSIRHLPVVEDDQLLGFITESDLRQYSFPSQEKDIYVHEVMVLNPITVNLNASIEKAARLIHDYKIGGLPVLDKKKLVGIITAIDLLSAFINMMGLLRDSSRLDVLVGKVGGVEDVTRIIKAHGCEIISVATESHSSRRKLYCFRLEKGELDKAIDALEEAGHKVVSVVD; this is encoded by the coding sequence ATGAAAGTTAAAAATTGCATGCAAAAAGACCTGATCACCATCGGCAAAAAAACCTTGCTGCAAGAGGCGGGGGCGTTGATGAAAAAACATTCCATCCGCCATCTGCCGGTGGTGGAGGATGATCAGCTGCTCGGCTTTATAACGGAAAGCGATTTGCGCCAGTATTCTTTTCCCTCGCAGGAAAAGGACATCTATGTCCACGAGGTGATGGTGCTGAATCCCATTACCGTCAACCTCAATGCCAGCATTGAAAAGGCTGCCCGCCTCATTCACGATTACAAGATCGGCGGCTTGCCGGTTCTTGACAAGAAAAAACTGGTGGGGATCATCACCGCCATTGATTTGCTCTCGGCCTTCATCAACATGATGGGTTTGTTACGGGATTCCTCGCGGCTGGATGTTCTGGTCGGCAAGGTTGGCGGGGTCGAGGATGTAACGAGAATCATTAAAGCACACGGGTGTGAGATAATCAGCGTGGCAACTGAAAGTCATTCTTCCCGGCGGAAATTATATTGCTTCAGGCTGGAGAAGGGTGAGTTGGACAAGGCGATTGACGCCCTGGAAGAAGCCGGTCACAAAGTTGTTTCGGTGGTGGATTAA
- a CDS encoding homocysteine biosynthesis protein, translating to MSEFKVQKTYEEINAKIKAGQAVVVTAEEMVGIVKKHGPVEAARKVDVVTTGTFSPMCSSGAFINFGHSNPTTKALKVWLNNVPAYAGIAAVDVYIGATEPTEDDPLNKVFPGEFLYGGGHVLEDLVAGKKVLLKAVGYGTDCYPNKNIEKEVTLADLPYALLVNPRNCYQNYNCAINLSDRTVYCYMGTLKPQVKNATYCSAGELSPLLNDPYYKTIGLGTRIFLGGGVGYVTWHGSQHNPKALRSENGTTRRAAGTLMVQGDLKQMSARWLKGVSMQGYGSTMAVGIGIPIPILNEEMAAYTGVSDAEIFTQIVDYSYDYSHGVARNYGEVSYAQLKSGQIEVNGKMVPTAPLSSMVRAREIAETLKGWITSGKFLLEKPIQTLPSE from the coding sequence ATGAGCGAGTTTAAGGTCCAGAAAACATACGAAGAAATTAATGCCAAAATCAAGGCGGGGCAGGCTGTGGTGGTCACCGCCGAAGAGATGGTCGGCATTGTCAAAAAGCATGGTCCGGTTGAGGCGGCCAGAAAGGTGGATGTGGTCACCACCGGCACCTTCTCTCCCATGTGTTCTTCCGGCGCCTTTATTAATTTCGGCCACTCCAATCCAACCACCAAGGCGCTCAAGGTTTGGCTGAACAATGTTCCCGCCTATGCCGGGATTGCCGCAGTTGATGTTTATATCGGGGCGACCGAACCCACTGAGGATGATCCCTTGAACAAGGTTTTCCCCGGTGAATTCCTCTATGGCGGCGGACATGTGCTTGAAGATCTGGTGGCTGGGAAAAAGGTGTTGCTGAAGGCTGTTGGCTACGGGACCGACTGTTATCCCAATAAAAATATAGAGAAAGAGGTGACGCTTGCCGATTTGCCCTATGCCCTTTTGGTGAATCCCCGCAACTGTTACCAGAATTATAACTGTGCGATCAATCTTTCCGACCGGACCGTCTATTGTTACATGGGCACCCTGAAACCCCAGGTGAAAAATGCGACGTATTGCAGCGCCGGCGAGTTGAGCCCGTTGCTGAACGATCCATATTATAAGACCATTGGGTTGGGGACGAGGATCTTTCTCGGTGGCGGCGTCGGTTATGTGACCTGGCATGGCAGTCAGCATAACCCGAAAGCCCTTCGTTCGGAAAATGGCACCACCCGAAGAGCGGCCGGTACCTTGATGGTGCAGGGCGACCTGAAGCAGATGTCTGCTCGCTGGCTCAAGGGCGTGAGCATGCAGGGCTACGGAAGCACCATGGCCGTGGGGATCGGGATACCGATCCCGATCCTCAACGAGGAGATGGCCGCTTACACCGGGGTCTCCGATGCCGAGATCTTTACCCAGATTGTTGATTACTCCTACGACTATTCCCATGGCGTGGCGCGCAACTATGGCGAGGTCAGCTATGCGCAGCTCAAAAGCGGCCAGATTGAGGTGAACGGCAAGATGGTTCCCACGGCCCCCCTTTCCAGCATGGTCCGGGCTCGGGAAATTGCCGAGACCCTTAAGGGCTGGATTACAAGCGGAAAGTTTTTACTCGAAAAACCCATCCAGACCTTGCCTTCAGAGTAA
- a CDS encoding ATP-dependent sacrificial sulfur transferase LarE, translating into MESSLPGKYRELQKLFSQHKKVAIAFSGGVDSTFLLHAACATLGPSLVHAFHATSELLPYLETERVERVIQEQGCVFHPIPIKPLTWPDFVANGDDRCYHCKKKIYQTFLVDPSFPVASALFDGTNHDDLDQDRPGLQAVVELSVQTPLADLGFSKKEIRLLSRELSLSTWDAPASSCLATRISQGEPLSREKILLVAQCEAVLQRKGFMGVRVRLSGDTATIFVLKKDLPGIEDKCVYSGIKRDFLSLGLHKVSINQQGRPD; encoded by the coding sequence GTGGAAAGTTCTCTTCCCGGCAAGTACCGGGAGCTGCAAAAGCTGTTTTCGCAACACAAGAAGGTCGCGATCGCCTTTTCCGGTGGGGTTGACAGTACTTTTCTCCTGCATGCGGCCTGTGCAACCTTAGGACCCTCGTTGGTTCATGCCTTCCATGCTACTTCTGAGCTGTTGCCTTACCTGGAGACAGAGCGGGTTGAACGCGTTATTCAGGAGCAAGGGTGCGTTTTTCACCCCATCCCGATCAAGCCCCTGACTTGGCCGGATTTTGTGGCCAATGGAGACGACCGCTGTTATCACTGCAAGAAAAAAATCTATCAAACCTTCTTGGTCGATCCGTCCTTTCCTGTGGCTAGCGCTCTGTTTGATGGTACCAATCATGACGATCTCGACCAAGACCGTCCTGGTTTACAGGCAGTTGTTGAATTGAGCGTGCAGACTCCTTTGGCTGATCTTGGTTTTAGCAAAAAAGAAATTCGGTTGCTCAGTCGAGAATTGTCTCTCTCAACCTGGGATGCCCCTGCCTCTTCATGCCTGGCAACCAGAATATCGCAAGGGGAGCCCCTGAGCAGGGAAAAAATTTTATTGGTGGCCCAGTGTGAGGCGGTGTTGCAAAGAAAAGGGTTTATGGGTGTGCGGGTGCGCCTTTCAGGGGATACTGCGACTATTTTTGTTTTAAAAAAAGACTTGCCTGGAATTGAAGATAAGTGCGTATATTCAGGAATTAAAAGAGATTTTTTGTCGCTGGGACTGCATAAGGTTTCGATTAATCAACAAGGGCGGCCGGATTGA
- a CDS encoding HU family DNA-binding protein gives MNKSELVENMAKAGGISKAAAEKTLGGMLAAVTTALKKGDKVTLVGFGTFSVTKRAARQGRNPQTGKAITIKARKVARFKPGSKLAESVK, from the coding sequence ATGAACAAAAGTGAATTAGTCGAGAACATGGCAAAGGCTGGCGGTATCAGCAAAGCTGCAGCTGAGAAAACCCTTGGTGGCATGCTGGCAGCAGTTACCACCGCTTTGAAAAAGGGCGACAAGGTAACCTTGGTCGGCTTTGGCACATTTTCTGTGACCAAGAGGGCTGCCCGTCAGGGCCGCAATCCTCAGACCGGAAAGGCCATCACCATTAAGGCTAGGAAGGTTGCTCGTTTTAAGCCCGGCAGCAAGCTTGCTGAATCAGTAAAGTAA
- the xseA gene encoding exodeoxyribonuclease VII large subunit, giving the protein MPRDQIQTVSELTQSIRGVLEVSFPFVTVAGEISNLRCPYSGHLYFTLKDETAQIKAVLFKPQQRYLACTPTDGMEVVCRGRISLYEARGEYQLIVDVLATKGAGALQLAFDLLKRKLAEEGLFAAERKRTLPLLPEKIALITSPSGAAVHDFLTMAQKRCGAIPIEIFPVRVQGAGAMDDIIEAITLCNQRGENDVIVLCRGGGSLEDLWTFNEEKLARAIGDSRIPIVSAIGHEVDFTIADLVADFRAPTPTAAAEAVLPSRIQLSAHLHQLRIRLAKTVMDRLAFFRRTIEDQKKILGDPTTLLDQFRLTTDHALTSLQFAFSSTIHRRQLALARVSQILARHNPQQRLAYQHQWVHELHRRLILAMVRQLERKRAAFGKNAGLLHAISPLAVLGRGYSIVQRKNGEVIRSGAEVHLGETINITLARGGIDCEVTKILPE; this is encoded by the coding sequence ATGCCCAGAGATCAGATCCAAACCGTCAGCGAACTCACCCAATCGATCCGTGGGGTGCTTGAGGTTTCTTTCCCCTTTGTCACCGTGGCCGGCGAGATCTCCAACCTGCGCTGTCCTTACTCAGGGCACCTCTATTTCACCCTCAAGGATGAAACGGCCCAGATAAAAGCAGTCCTCTTCAAACCCCAGCAGCGCTATCTCGCCTGCACCCCGACCGACGGCATGGAGGTGGTCTGCCGGGGTCGCATCTCGCTCTATGAAGCCCGCGGCGAATACCAGCTTATTGTGGATGTTCTGGCGACAAAAGGCGCGGGAGCATTACAGCTTGCCTTCGATCTGCTCAAGCGCAAGTTGGCGGAGGAAGGTCTTTTTGCTGCGGAGCGGAAACGGACCCTCCCCCTGCTGCCGGAAAAAATTGCCCTTATCACCTCGCCAAGCGGGGCCGCGGTGCATGATTTTCTCACCATGGCCCAAAAAAGATGCGGGGCGATCCCCATTGAGATCTTCCCGGTCCGGGTCCAGGGCGCCGGGGCCATGGACGATATCATCGAGGCCATCACCTTATGCAACCAACGGGGGGAAAACGATGTAATCGTGCTCTGCCGAGGCGGCGGCTCCCTGGAAGACCTGTGGACCTTTAACGAGGAAAAACTGGCCCGAGCCATTGGTGATTCACGCATTCCGATTGTCTCGGCAATCGGCCATGAGGTTGATTTCACCATTGCCGACCTGGTTGCCGATTTCCGGGCCCCCACCCCGACGGCCGCCGCAGAAGCAGTTCTCCCCAGCCGCATCCAGTTGTCCGCCCATCTGCATCAACTCCGCATCCGGCTGGCAAAAACGGTCATGGACAGGCTTGCTTTCTTCCGCCGCACCATTGAGGACCAGAAAAAAATCCTGGGCGACCCCACCACCCTCCTTGACCAGTTCCGCCTGACAACGGACCACGCCCTGACCTCACTGCAATTCGCCTTTTCCAGCACCATCCATCGACGCCAGCTGGCTCTTGCCAGAGTCAGCCAAATCCTTGCCCGCCATAACCCGCAACAACGGTTGGCATATCAGCACCAATGGGTCCATGAACTGCACCGACGCTTGATTTTGGCCATGGTTCGCCAACTGGAGCGCAAACGCGCTGCCTTCGGCAAAAACGCGGGCCTCCTGCACGCCATAAGTCCGCTAGCGGTTCTGGGCAGAGGATACAGTATTGTTCAGCGGAAAAACGGAGAGGTCATTCGAAGCGGCGCGGAGGTGCATCTGGGGGAAACTATCAATATTACCCTTGCCCGGGGCGGGATTGACTGCGAAGTAACAAAAATATTGCCCGAATGA
- a CDS encoding YfgM family protein: protein MSEENTYLQQEILNKPLQKHGLLEELNLPHKAIVFIRNNKRNLIIALVCCALAIIGWSSLGYYLAKQNDRAAVLLSEAISQGEPAQRKVLLQKVLDEYGRTGAALWAKVEMGHMAFDAQQYDEAIKVYLGVRDDLGKSSPLYPLVQLNLAQAYENKNVLPEALAAYQRLAESKGFAGEADLAMGRIYELQKDLPRAKEMYGKVVAEEGVSPAVKEKVQAKLDRL from the coding sequence ATGTCTGAAGAGAATACTTATTTGCAACAAGAGATATTGAACAAGCCCTTACAGAAACATGGCTTGCTCGAAGAACTCAACCTGCCCCACAAGGCGATCGTGTTTATTCGCAACAACAAGCGGAACCTGATCATCGCTCTGGTGTGTTGCGCGCTGGCAATTATCGGTTGGTCCTCTTTGGGTTACTACCTTGCCAAGCAAAATGATCGCGCTGCCGTTTTGTTGTCTGAGGCCATTAGCCAAGGGGAGCCTGCACAGCGCAAAGTGCTTTTGCAAAAGGTGCTCGACGAGTACGGGCGGACCGGTGCCGCTCTGTGGGCAAAGGTTGAGATGGGGCATATGGCCTTTGATGCGCAGCAGTATGATGAGGCAATCAAGGTGTATCTCGGGGTTCGTGATGACCTTGGTAAGTCAAGTCCGTTGTATCCCTTGGTGCAGCTGAATCTGGCCCAGGCCTATGAAAATAAAAATGTTTTGCCCGAGGCGCTTGCCGCCTATCAACGGTTGGCAGAAAGCAAGGGTTTTGCCGGAGAGGCCGATCTGGCCATGGGGAGGATCTATGAGCTGCAAAAAGATCTGCCCAGGGCAAAAGAGATGTATGGCAAGGTGGTTGCCGAGGAAGGGGTATCTCCTGCGGTCAAGGAAAAGGTGCAGGCCAAGCTGGACCGCCTGTAG
- the panC gene encoding pantoate--beta-alanine ligase — translation MEIIRTPAEMTAWANQVLAGGQTIGLVPTMGFFHEGHLSLMRKAKENAGRTVVSLFVNPIQFGANEDLSRYPRDFSRDCQLAAGEGVDVLFAPEPREMYPEEASTRVIVSGLTDGLCGASRPGHFAGVTTVVAKLFHLIKPHCAVFGRKDFQQLAVIARMVADLNWDVEIIGHPIVREPDGLAMSSRNTYLSGPERQAALCLSRAIAHARRRVRDGLVEAEVLLREVEWVLQQEPVTIEYVSLVDQATLRPQAVLQNGAVLAMAITVGATRLIDNDNLFEEY, via the coding sequence ATGGAGATTATCCGCACCCCTGCCGAGATGACGGCCTGGGCCAATCAGGTTCTTGCTGGAGGTCAGACCATCGGCCTGGTGCCCACCATGGGGTTTTTCCATGAGGGGCATTTGTCTCTGATGCGCAAGGCCAAAGAGAACGCCGGCCGCACGGTGGTGAGCCTGTTTGTCAACCCGATTCAGTTTGGGGCCAACGAAGATCTGTCCAGATATCCCCGTGATTTTTCGCGGGATTGCCAGCTTGCGGCGGGTGAAGGGGTGGATGTGCTTTTTGCCCCTGAGCCCCGGGAGATGTATCCGGAGGAGGCCAGTACCCGCGTGATTGTCTCCGGCTTAACGGACGGGTTGTGTGGGGCGAGTCGTCCGGGGCATTTTGCCGGGGTGACCACCGTGGTCGCCAAGCTTTTTCACCTCATCAAGCCGCATTGCGCTGTGTTTGGCAGAAAGGATTTTCAGCAGCTTGCGGTGATTGCGAGGATGGTGGCGGATCTCAACTGGGATGTGGAGATCATCGGGCATCCCATTGTCCGGGAACCCGACGGCCTTGCCATGAGCTCTCGGAACACCTATCTTTCCGGCCCGGAGCGACAGGCGGCCTTATGCCTTTCACGGGCCATAGCACATGCGCGCAGACGGGTGCGGGACGGGCTTGTTGAGGCAGAGGTCCTCCTGCGGGAGGTTGAGTGGGTGTTGCAGCAGGAACCCGTGACCATAGAGTATGTGAGCCTTGTTGACCAGGCGACTTTGCGGCCGCAAGCCGTATTGCAGAATGGGGCGGTGTTGGCCATGGCCATAACGGTCGGCGCGACCCGCTTGATCGACAACGATAACCTTTTTGAAGAATACTGA
- the panD gene encoding aspartate 1-decarboxylase — protein MLQYMLKSKIHRATVIEADLNYEGSLSIDRNLMDAVGLSPFERVNIYNINNGERFDTYVIEGKAGSGMIGLNGAAARKGLAGDLIIIVSYALYAPEELAGYKPRIVVLDKGNQIKTVMHVEEAQHPYRG, from the coding sequence ATGCTGCAATACATGTTAAAATCCAAGATTCACCGCGCCACGGTGATTGAGGCCGATCTCAACTACGAGGGCAGCCTTTCCATTGACCGGAATCTGATGGATGCCGTTGGCCTGTCCCCTTTTGAGCGGGTGAATATCTATAATATCAACAACGGCGAGCGATTTGATACCTATGTGATTGAGGGCAAGGCCGGCAGCGGGATGATTGGCTTAAACGGTGCGGCGGCCCGCAAGGGGCTGGCCGGCGATCTGATTATCATTGTCAGTTATGCCTTATATGCGCCGGAGGAGTTGGCCGGATACAAGCCGAGGATTGTGGTGCTCGACAAGGGCAACCAGATCAAGACGGTGATGCATGTTGAAGAGGCGCAACATCCGTATCGTGGGTAG
- the mqnB gene encoding futalosine hydrolase, with protein MILLVAATEMEALPLVGKTTGQPHALFVTGVGPLETAVRLTRRLCEAEEKVSLVLNFGVAGAYEGSGAGLLDLCLAESEVLGDFGICYEESIAFFEGQLAPRAVFPLVPEYLAQAGEILDNHNYDCKQGAFVTVNGATATARRGAMLHAAHNGLCENMEGGAVARVCAEFAIPCLEVRCISNMVEARNPANWQLGEAMQKCGQAVSLLVDHLVPI; from the coding sequence ATGATTCTTCTTGTTGCCGCCACAGAGATGGAAGCCTTGCCCCTGGTCGGGAAAACGACCGGCCAGCCCCATGCCCTTTTTGTTACGGGGGTGGGGCCGCTGGAAACAGCGGTCCGGCTCACCCGGCGGCTGTGCGAGGCTGAGGAGAAGGTCTCCCTGGTGCTTAATTTCGGCGTGGCTGGAGCCTATGAAGGTTCCGGTGCAGGGTTGCTTGATCTCTGTCTGGCCGAGAGCGAGGTTCTGGGGGATTTCGGGATCTGTTATGAAGAAAGCATTGCCTTCTTTGAGGGGCAATTGGCACCGAGGGCCGTGTTTCCGTTGGTTCCGGAGTATCTTGCCCAGGCCGGGGAAATTCTCGACAACCACAACTACGACTGTAAGCAGGGCGCCTTCGTTACGGTAAACGGGGCAACCGCAACGGCCAGGCGTGGCGCCATGTTGCACGCTGCCCATAACGGTCTTTGCGAGAACATGGAAGGGGGGGCAGTGGCCAGGGTATGTGCGGAGTTTGCTATCCCCTGTCTTGAGGTGCGCTGCATCAGCAATATGGTGGAAGCGCGCAATCCTGCTAACTGGCAGCTTGGTGAAGCGATGCAAAAATGTGGGCAGGCCGTTTCTCTGCTTGTCGATCATCTCGTCCCCATTTGA
- a CDS encoding 1,4-dihydroxy-6-naphthoate synthase — MSFLADTIPLSLGFSPCPNDTFIFNALVHGQVCGDSLHFADPILADVETLNGWALAGRLDVTKLSFQALGHVLAQYVLLMAGSALGRGCGPLLVAGKNFSPGELARLTIAIPGAYTTAAMLLQMYSPVPLQTKVMRFDEIMPAIVAGEVDAGVIIHESRFTFQAHGLLLLQDLGAWWERATGFPIPLGGIVAKRSLGKEKIQAIDRCIRASVSSAFASPEASMGYIRKHAQELDDKVIKNHIGLYVNPFSLDLGGEGVGAVREFLERGRQLGVFPRDFPGLSLTSKEL; from the coding sequence GTGTCATTTCTTGCAGATACAATCCCGCTCAGCCTGGGCTTTTCTCCCTGCCCCAACGATACCTTTATCTTCAATGCCCTGGTGCATGGCCAGGTGTGCGGCGACTCCCTGCACTTTGCCGACCCGATCCTTGCCGATGTCGAAACCTTGAATGGGTGGGCACTTGCCGGCCGGCTTGATGTAACCAAGCTTTCCTTTCAAGCCTTGGGGCATGTCCTGGCCCAATATGTCCTGCTCATGGCCGGCAGTGCTCTTGGCCGAGGCTGCGGGCCATTGTTGGTGGCGGGGAAAAATTTTTCTCCAGGCGAGTTGGCCCGTCTGACCATTGCCATTCCGGGGGCATACACCACGGCGGCCATGTTGCTGCAGATGTATTCCCCTGTTCCTCTGCAGACCAAAGTGATGCGCTTTGACGAGATCATGCCCGCCATTGTTGCCGGCGAGGTCGATGCCGGCGTGATTATCCACGAGAGCCGTTTCACCTTTCAGGCACATGGGTTGCTCTTGCTCCAGGATCTTGGTGCCTGGTGGGAACGGGCGACCGGTTTTCCGATCCCGTTGGGCGGCATCGTGGCAAAGCGCTCCTTGGGGAAGGAGAAAATCCAGGCCATTGATCGGTGTATCCGCGCCAGTGTTTCTTCCGCCTTTGCCAGCCCGGAGGCGTCCATGGGCTATATCCGGAAACACGCCCAAGAGCTTGACGACAAGGTCATCAAGAATCATATCGGGCTCTATGTGAATCCTTTTTCTCTTGATCTGGGAGGAGAGGGGGTTGGTGCGGTGCGGGAGTTTCTGGAGCGCGGGAGACAACTCGGGGTTTTTCCGCGAGATTTTCCCGGATTGTCCTTAACCAGTAAAGAATTATAA
- the ilvB gene encoding biosynthetic-type acetolactate synthase large subunit, translated as MKLTGAQAFLKCLEEHGVDLIFGYPGGALIDVYDELMKNDNIHHVLTRHEQAAVHAADAYGRIKGSVGVALVTSGPGATNAVTGIASAYLDSIPLVVFTGQVPTKLIGNDAFQEVDIVGITRPITKHNYLVKDAEELIPIIREAFHLANTGRPGPVLVDLPKDVLATRITYPELKPISMRTYKPTYEPHPGQIEKACQAMLKAKKPVIYAGGGVILSDSNEELTELARKLNIPVTMTLMGLGGFPGTDPLSMGMLGMHGTYFANMAVANCDLLIAVGARFDDRVTGRVDAFAPHAQIIHIDIDPSSISKNVRVDIPIVADCKHALDAINAWFGRSKEFNVEECVEKNRPWHEQIREWKNKHPLGYIEETDIIKPQFVIQKLHELTGGDAIITTEVGQHQMWTAQFYHFNKPRQWATSGGLGVMGYGFPAAIGAQMAAPDKVVIDIAGDGSIQMNIQELATCRQEKLPVKVAILNNGYLGMVRQWQELFYNKQYSSTVMEVAPDFVKVAEAYGAVGLRALKPSDVEPVIKEALKTKNTVFMDFVIAREEGVYPMVPAGKATTEMLLV; from the coding sequence ATGAAACTCACAGGAGCACAGGCATTCCTCAAGTGTCTGGAAGAACATGGAGTCGATCTTATCTTCGGCTATCCCGGCGGGGCACTCATTGATGTCTACGACGAGTTGATGAAAAATGATAACATTCATCATGTTTTGACCCGGCACGAGCAGGCCGCGGTCCATGCCGCCGATGCCTACGGGCGGATTAAGGGAAGCGTGGGGGTTGCCCTGGTGACCTCCGGTCCCGGTGCCACCAATGCGGTTACCGGCATTGCCTCGGCCTATCTGGACTCCATCCCCCTCGTTGTTTTTACCGGGCAGGTGCCGACCAAGCTGATTGGCAACGATGCCTTCCAGGAGGTGGATATTGTCGGGATTACCCGTCCGATCACCAAGCATAACTATCTGGTCAAAGACGCCGAGGAGTTGATTCCGATTATTCGGGAGGCTTTCCATCTTGCCAATACCGGTCGTCCGGGTCCCGTGCTGGTTGATCTGCCCAAGGATGTCCTGGCCACCCGGATCACCTATCCCGAGCTGAAACCCATCAGTATGCGGACCTATAAGCCCACCTACGAGCCGCATCCCGGTCAGATTGAGAAGGCCTGCCAGGCAATGCTCAAGGCCAAAAAACCGGTGATCTACGCAGGTGGCGGGGTTATTCTCTCCGACTCCAATGAGGAGCTGACCGAGCTTGCCAGAAAGTTGAACATCCCGGTCACCATGACCCTCATGGGGCTGGGCGGTTTTCCGGGAACGGATCCGTTGTCCATGGGTATGCTGGGCATGCATGGAACCTACTTTGCCAACATGGCCGTGGCCAACTGTGATTTGTTGATTGCGGTGGGTGCGCGTTTTGATGACCGGGTGACCGGTCGGGTTGACGCCTTTGCCCCCCACGCCCAGATCATTCATATTGATATCGATCCTTCCTCCATCAGCAAGAATGTCCGGGTGGATATTCCCATCGTGGCCGATTGCAAACATGCACTTGACGCGATCAATGCCTGGTTTGGCCGGAGCAAGGAGTTTAACGTCGAGGAATGCGTGGAAAAGAACCGTCCATGGCATGAGCAGATTCGGGAGTGGAAAAACAAGCATCCTCTGGGCTATATTGAAGAAACCGATATCATCAAGCCCCAGTTTGTTATTCAGAAGCTCCATGAATTGACCGGTGGCGATGCAATCATCACCACCGAGGTCGGCCAGCACCAGATGTGGACCGCCCAGTTCTATCATTTCAACAAGCCCCGCCAGTGGGCCACCTCAGGTGGCCTTGGGGTCATGGGCTATGGCTTCCCTGCGGCAATCGGCGCCCAGATGGCCGCACCGGACAAGGTTGTTATCGACATTGCCGGCGATGGCTCTATCCAGATGAACATCCAGGAGCTGGCCACCTGCAGGCAGGAAAAATTGCCGGTCAAGGTCGCCATCTTGAATAATGGTTACCTGGGTATGGTTCGCCAGTGGCAGGAGCTGTTTTATAACAAGCAGTATTCCTCCACGGTTATGGAAGTTGCCCCGGATTTTGTCAAGGTGGCTGAGGCCTATGGTGCGGTGGGCTTGCGGGCGTTGAAGCCCAGTGATGTCGAGCCGGTTATCAAGGAGGCCTTGAAGACTAAGAATACTGTGTTCATGGATTTCGTTATTGCCAGGGAAGAAGGTGTCTACCCCATGGTTCCTGCCGGTAAGGCCACAACAGAGATGCTGTTGGTTTAG